The following are encoded together in the Humulus lupulus chromosome 5, drHumLupu1.1, whole genome shotgun sequence genome:
- the LOC133779497 gene encoding uncharacterized mitochondrial protein AtMg00860-like: MDLMNRVFKYYLDKFVIVFIDDILVYSRSEVENEQHLWLVLQRLREHWLYAKFKKCGFCLLQVTFLSHIVSGDEIKVDLAQVEAVGDWPRPRIALKVRSFLGLVEYYQRFVEGFSKIATLLIELTRKNLKFV, from the coding sequence atggatttgatgaacagggtgtttaagTATTATTtagataagttcgtgattgtcttcattgatgacatcttggtgtactctcgtTCGGAGGTAGAGAATGAGCAACATCTCTGGTTAGTATTACAAAGATTGAGGGAGCActggttgtatgccaagtttaagaagtgcgggTTTTGTTTACTGCAGGTGACATTCCTTAGTCACATTGTTAGTGGAGACGAGATTAAGGTGGATCTAGCCCAGGTTGAAGCAGTtggggattggccgaggccaaggattGCCTTGaaggtcaggagtttccttgggttggtagAATATTATCAGcgctttgtggaaggattctcaaagattgctacactACTGAtagagttgacacggaagaactTGAAGTTCGTGTAg